cataagccatattgcctgaatctatatatatatatatatatatatacatatatatgtgtgttttaaTTATTCTAACTCAAATTTATctctttttttaaataaaaaaaaatgtgagtGTTTTATGAATTTACTTGTTTTCTGATTGATTCGTGAATAATCGATTTGTGACATTAGGCAATGGATCGGGCACATAGAATTCTGAGGCAGTTCGGTCTGGAATGCCAATTTCCCATAAGGTTGGACCGTTTCTTGGAGGTATATAAACTATATTGTATAAATCTATTGTACTTCCTGCATTTAAATtgataataaacaaataaattaaaaattgaaaaagtatTTGTTACAGTAGAATAAAAGGTATAGTTACCTGGTTCAACACTAATTGTTCTATTGTACATGTAATCTCCTATAACACCAGGGATCCATGCATATAAATTATAATTTCCAGGTCgaacattttttataaaaaaatttcccTCCGTATCAGCTTCATTCCAAAATTGGTAGCCCTGATACATCATACATATTAGTTATTATCATTTCACActcaatcaaataaataaatataattaagtaCCTTATTTTCCCATTGCCATGACCCAACTTTTCCTGGTGCAGCTAATCCTATGTAAGCAAATTTTGCTTTCATATTATTTTTGTTCAAGTATCTGAAAACAGAAATAGTTTACTCAAtccataaaaaaaatgtattatatatatttattgcttATTATCTTAGATAAATGATTGTTGATATAAACAATTAAATACCTATCTTGAACAAACAATTGACCCTTAACACTGCCTCGTTGATTAGAAAGAGGAAAGTCCTTAGAATTTATGAAATTATATGGCCATTTGGAACCTTCATCTTTTGCCTGATAAAAATTTgaattattgattaaatttagGAATATTTATTATTTGGTCATTATTGTTAATAATAAGaacaattattatttatattttgtaaaaaaaaaacaatcatttatatatatatatatatacatgtatgttgATACGTACTTGTGATTTTGCATTTTCCCATAATACCGAATGAGGATTAGGATTGCTTGAGACTGAATTAAGAAAAATTGGGATGGGGCCAAAAACTTTTTTCCATTCTTCTCCTTTCTCAAGTTTTATTATTAGATGCTTTCCAACATAGTGACAACTCATGAAGACCTGCATTTGACTTTTTTTCCTATTACAATTTGTTTTGTCatatttgtaaaatttaaaaTGCATGTAATAGccaatgttttatttatttatttatttttttttttttgaaaaggaGTATTGGGCGAGCTAGTAAACTTACAGAGAGGGATGTAGGACCGACATGGGATGTGAGCTCTTGCTTTGTAGGTCCAGCTGTGAGAAACTCATGACTAGGTGTGATTATCCAAAAACCTATAGATGGATTTGAACTAATCCAACCGTGAACCCTAATCTCTTTATGATCACTTGAATATTGATATTTATCATCAACCTATAACTCAAACCCAATTTATATTCCAagatttataaatttatatataatttatttatccaaaaataaaaaataatttttatttgagATAATTTCACACTCCCTATATAagaattaatcaaataaataattaatggaAAACTAAACTACAATAAacgaaaaaaaaattgtatacctCTCCTTTAAGGTTAGGGTTGGATGGATTAGTCAATAGTACAGCTTCAGGGTAAGCAAGTTTTTGACCTTTTTTACGATCTAAGGCTGATGGCATAATCCTTTGTCGATCGTCGGATATTGCCATATAATTAAACCTAACCAAATATACATTGATTTGGAAATTAACTTTTAACATCGATTAACAGAGTCACATTTTAAACATCCATATTGGGAAATTCTTTTTAATACtagtatatatgtgtatatatatatatatatataatttgagaTATTTGTTTAAGACAATGAAGGTTAGTTCTATACTTGTTTTCTTTAAGCTTGAAAGAAGCCCTAATAACACCAATTTGTATAGCTGGTGCATCTTTAGGGTGCTCAAGTATTCCATATGTATAGAACCCTGGATAATCACGTAGCATAATATACCTGCAATGTATAAATTTGTATTTGAGAATTTAATTATGttgtaataaataattatttaaaattttaatcttaaaaaTCTTATTAATTACCGTTTGTCAAGATTAATGGGAAGCACCTTTGATGAATCGTTCCATCTTTTAGTAAAAGAAATTTCTATCTGATCATCATTTGCTGTTATAATCTCAAATCGTGTTCCTACTAAACTGCAATTAGTTAATTAGAAAAATTATTAGAATATGTTTAGAAATGATCGAATAACTTTTTTTAATCTCTAAACAtgcttatatatataatttattggaGTATGGTATCCcacatggaataagtgtaagaatattaagTAATTAATAAGAATATGACTAACTCCACTAATTATCAATTAATTTTTAGGAGGAGTTCCATAATTATTGTCATAATTAACGAAAAATTTACCGCTCATAATTATTAGCTGAGCTGCTGGTTGTGCCTTCACCCCACTGAATGTCCCAATACCTATATGGAATGAAATGCTGTGTTTAACAgttatatatattacaataaatttaaaaaaaaagtcagaaaatatatatttattatatgttacaaaatttccAATAGGGGAATTACATCTATTAGATCATGATACAATAAAGAATATGTGGCAATCACTTACCCTCTATTACCATATTTATTACCATTTTCAAGCAGATTTTTGATATTATTGTATCTTATTCCAATTACATCACCATGTGGATTTGAAAAGGTGAGTTGTACAAGACCATTGTCTAGGATCACCACCtgaattatgatatatatatatataatgcctTATTAGGATTAAAGAGCAAATATTTGTACAAATAATTTAAAGCATAAAAAAGCAAAGTAATCACAAAACAAAGATTTACCTTTCGATGTCTTTGAGTTGTTTGTCTGATTCTAAGTGTTGATGAGGAACTTACTAGCTCCGGACCCCTAAACATACGTATGAAGAAACTTACGTTAAGAATACCAACTTCAGTTACATAACAAATAatgatattatttaaaataaataaataatgaaaaatcaATAACCTTGTAGAGTTGATGGTCTTGGTTTGCAATGAGCTTGATGAAGGCAAGAAGCACAAATGTAAAATCACGTATAGTGATGAACATAGAATCAGATTAAATCGTTTTCTCCAATTTTCACTCTTCATAACTATAGATATAAAcacacaaagaaaaaggaaatatatatatgtatataagagaagagaaaagaaaatagcAAAAAGAAAAATCGAACTTATTGCGTATGTGGAATGGAACAATTTCAACTTCTAGATTCAAACTTGAGATTAGATGATTCACTATTTTTTAGTATTAAATAACAAATATTCTCGTGCTTATatattaactagaaaatataaccgcgctccgcgtagtcttttgtaattattaaaacatatatattttaaaatattttttgggagactgtggggtggtgattcattttgaccatactcatacaacatgttctttatatagACGCGTGAAAACatcttgaccataattttttatttcatgatggtgttcactGTTATTGTATAGCGAACCTCTTGTAGAATTTTTCGACAAATTTTAAAGtactgaaaacaaagttcaaaaagcttgttgtacatttacttttatttattattatacgctttgcgtagttctttttataaaaagtctaaattatgtataagaaaatttatattttgtgtaagatttattttggccaattacctgtttgaagtctttatttttaaaaattaacttttagatctcgtgttttgtcaaaataataaaattagaattgatagattgattatttgaacattgtatttttgctcattacccgttttgaccctatattttttaaaatgaacctttggaccatgtatttatttaaaaagttcaaacttcttatgaaaattaaattatatatttatataatttttgttttctgtaagggttcacattattttgaaccttgtattttagtcgatcacccattagaacttttatttttacaaattaacttgtagacctcaagttttgtcaaaatattaaaatagaaatagataaa
The genomic region above belongs to Humulus lupulus chromosome 1, drHumLupu1.1, whole genome shotgun sequence and contains:
- the LOC133834392 gene encoding probable rhamnogalacturonate lyase B, with the translated sequence MKSENWRKRFNLILCSSLYVILHLCFLPSSSSLQTKTINSTRGPELVSSSSTLRIRQTTQRHRKVVILDNGLVQLTFSNPHGDVIGIRYNNIKNLLENGNKYGNRGYWDIQWGEGTTSSSANNYERLVGTRFEIITANDDQIEISFTKRWNDSSKVLPINLDKRYIMLRDYPGFYTYGILEHPKDAPAIQIGVIRASFKLKENKFNYMAISDDRQRIMPSALDRKKGQKLAYPEAVLLTNPSNPNLKGEVDDKYQYSSDHKEIRVHGWISSNPSIGFWIITPSHEFLTAGPTKQELTSHVGPTSLSVFMSCHYVGKHLIIKLEKGEEWKKVFGPIPIFLNSVSSNPNPHSVLWENAKSQAKDEGSKWPYNFINSKDFPLSNQRGSVKGQLFVQDRYLNKNNMKAKFAYIGLAAPGKVGSWQWENKGYQFWNEADTEGNFFIKNVRPGNYNLYAWIPGVIGDYMYNRTISVEPGSTIDLYNIVYIPPRNGPTLWEIGIPDRTASEFYVPDPLPNVTNRLFTNQSENKFRQYGLWDRYTDLYPKEDLIYTIGVSDYRRDWFFAHVNRKLQHGKYQHTTWQVKFKLEEVILSKNYTLQLALASASLSSLQIRFNEDTSYRPLYATHLLGRDNSIPRHGIHGSYWIFSINILGNRLHQGENTLYLTQAKSVGPFGGLFYDYLRFEAPSQT